One Solanum pennellii chromosome 10, SPENNV200 genomic region harbors:
- the LOC107001126 gene encoding uncharacterized protein LOC107001126, which yields MNHSADLEKKKREAIKRRKQREASIHGDNDQVQGENKSQKQYRGNSDYEVINTEDEFDEDIQSLYERDDEEAEDETSAHLIKAVGSTFQNEFQYEIQKVTNQQGFLQGVERKSDNSKLNKYKFLLSMDNTLCNRNDKIWLFWINHMECDTLEVCDQHITCWIKHVKHNEKFIISLIYAKCKEHLRRPLWEKLNHIYDMDSPWCTIGDFNVITSTEEKHGGMPYNMNKSLEFIDIIEACGCLMDIGYSGHHYTWCNQRSAYARVVKRLDRAMVNVKCLECMPQTTISHLLAVGSDNYALLMKMDVRIDQKFKYFKMLHCWTKNDNLKHIVQNSWEEEVLGDPMLKFHQNMRKLASTLSTWSKKEYSNVFSMVTDFEEQVKNARANVIQNYSEENRAKLHLINAQYIKYLKLEASILKQKIHL from the exons atgaatcaCAGTGCAGAcctagaaaaaaagaaaagagaagctatcaaaagaaggaaacaaagaGAGGCGAGTATTCACGGTGACAATGACCAGGTTCAAGGGGAGAATAAGTCCCAAAAACAATACCGGGGGAACTCAGACTATGAGGTTATAAACACTGAAGATGAATTTGATGAGGATATTCAATCTCTTTATGAAAGGGATGATGAAGAGGCTGAGGATGAAACTAGTGCACACTTGATCAAGGCAGTTGGTTCTACATTCCAAAATGAGTTCcaatatgaaattcaaaaagTCACAAATCAACAAGGTTTTCTCCAAGGCGTAGAAAGGAAGTCAG ATAATTCTAAACTCAACAAGTACAAGTTTTTGTTATCTATGGATAATACTCTTTGTAATCGTAATGACAAAATATGGCTATTTTGGATCAATCATATGGAGTGTGATACTTTAGAAGTATGTGATCAACATATCACTTGTTGGATAAAACATGTCAAACACAAtgagaaatttattatttctcttatttATGCTAAGTGCAAGGAACACCTAAGAAGACCTCTTTGGGAAAAACTTAACCACATTTATGATATGGACAGCCCATGGTGTACGATTGGAGACTTTAATGTTATCACGTCAACAGAAGAAAAACATGGAGGCATGCCCTATAATATGAACAAAAGTCTTGAATTCATTGATATTATTGAGGCCTGTGGTTGCCTTATGGACATTGGCTATAGTGGTCATCATTACACTTGGTGCAATCAGAGATCTGCATATGCAAGAGTGGTGAAAAGATTGGATCGCGCCATGGTTAATGTTAAATGCTTAGAATGTATGCCACAAACTACTATCTCTCATCTTCTTGCTGTAGGCTCTGACAACTACGCCTTATTAATGAAAATGGATGTGAGAATAgatcaaaaattcaaatactttAAGATGTTGCATTGTTGGACTAAAAATGATAATTTGAAGCATATTGTTCAAAATTCATGGGAAGAGGAAGTACTTGGTGACCCTATGTTGAAATTCCATCAGAATATGCGAAAGTTGGCTTCTACTTTGAGTACATGGTCTAAGAAGGAATATAGCAACGTCTTCTCCATGGTCACTGATTTTgaagaacaagtaaaaaatGCAAGGGCGAATGTCATTCAAAACTATTCTGAGGAAAATAGAGCCAAGCTTCACCTTATTAATGCTCAATACATCAAGTACTTGAAGCTGGAAGCATCCATTCTTAAGCAAAAAATTCATCTTTAA